A window from Citrus sinensis cultivar Valencia sweet orange chromosome 5, DVS_A1.0, whole genome shotgun sequence encodes these proteins:
- the LOC102626775 gene encoding mitochondrial uncoupling protein 5, with product MGVKGFVEGGIASIVAGCSTHPLDLIKVRMQLQGENVAVPQQVHSLRPALAFHSNSATVFPSNSIHIPTTAPELPPRVGPISVGVKIFQTEGVAALFSGVSATVLRQTLYSTTRMGLYDVLKQKWTDKDSNRMTLSRKVAAGLISGAVGATVGNPADVAMVRMQADGRLPPAQRRNYKSVIDAITQMLRQEGVASLWRGSSLTVNRAMIVTASQLATYDQVKEMILKKGVMRDGLGTHVTASFAAGFVASVASNPVDVIKTRVMNMTVEAGRDPPYKGALDCALKTVRAEGPMALYKGFIPTISRQGPFTVVLFVTLEQVRKLLKEF from the coding sequence atggGTGTTAAAGGATTTGTTGAGGGCGGAATTGCTTCAATTGTAGCTGGTTGCTCTACACATCCTCTCGATCTAATTAAAGTTCGCATGCAACTCCAAGGCGAAAACGTCGCCGTTCCCCAGCAAGTCCACTCTCTCCGTCCGGCTCTGGCTTTTCATTCCAACTCAGCCACTGTCTTTCCCTCTAATTCCATCCATATCCCCACCACCGCACCAGAGCTGCCGCCACGTGTCGGTCCTATCTCCGTCGGAGTCAAGATCTTTCAAACCGAAGGCGTCGCCGCTTTGTTCTCTGGCGTTTCCGCCACCGTGCTGAGACAAACATTGTACTCCACCACTCGCATGGGGCTTTACGATGTGCTCAAACAAAAGTGGACTGACAAAGACTCCAACCGCATGACGTTGAGCCGCAAAGTAGCGGCCGGTTTGATCTCCGGAGCAGTTGGGGCCACGGTTGGCAACCCCGCTGACGTGGCAATGGTCCGCATGCAAGCCGACGGCCGCCTCCCACCGGCTCAGCGGCGTAACTACAAGAGCGTAATCGACGCGATCACGCAAATGTTGAGGCAAGAGGGGGTCGCCAGTCTCTGGCGCGGATCATCGCTGACGGTGAACCGGGCGATGATCGTGACGGCGTCGCAGCTGGCGACGTACGATCAGGTGAAGGAGATGATTCTGAAGAAGGGGGTGATGAGGGACGGACTGGGGACGCACGTGACGGCGAGTTTTGCGGCGGGGTTTGTGGCGTCGGTGGCGTCGAATCCGGTGGACGTGATTAAGACGAGGGTCATGAATATGACCGTTGAGGCTGGGAGGGACCCACCGTATAAGGGGGCCTTAGATTGCGCGTTGAAGACAGTGAGAGCTGAAGGGCCCATGGCCCTTTATAAAGGGTTCATTCCAACCATTTCGAGGCAGGGCCCTTTCACTGTAGTGTTGTTTGTGACATTAGAGCAAGTGAGGAAGCTGCTCAAAgagttttga